A region from the Arvicola amphibius chromosome 12, mArvAmp1.2, whole genome shotgun sequence genome encodes:
- the Vps33b gene encoding vacuolar protein sorting-associated protein 33B, with amino-acid sequence MAFPHRLDAPELPDFSMLKRLARDQLIYLLEQLPGKKDLFIEADLMSPLDRIANVSILKQHEVDKLYKVESKPVLSANEQLCFLVRPRIKNMRYIANLVNADKLAGRIRKYKVILTPQKFYACEMVLEEEGVYGDVSCDEWAFSLLPLDVDLLSMELPEFFRDYFLEGDQRWINTVAQALHLLSTLYGPFPNCYGIGRCAKMSYDLWRKLEEEEDSETKGRRPEIGHIFLLDRDMDFVTALCSQVVYEGLVDDTFRIKCGSVDFGPEVTSSDKSLKVLLNAEDKVFNEIRNEHFSNVFGFLSQKARNLQAQYDRRRGMDIKQMKNFVSQELKGLKQEHRLLSLHIGACESIMKKKTKQDFQELIKTEHALLEGFNIRESTSYIEEHIDRQVSPIESLRLMCLLSITENGLIPKDYRSLKTQYLQSYGPEHLLTFSNLRRAGLLTEQAPGDTLTAVENKVSKLVTDKAAGKITDAFSSLAKRSNFRAISKKLNLIPRVDGEYDLKVPRDMAYVFSGAYVPLSCRIIEQVLERRSWQGLDEVVRLLNCTEFAFTDMAKEDKASSESLRLILVVFLGGCTFSEISALRFLGREKGYRFIFLTTAVTNSARLMEAMSEMKA; translated from the exons ATGGCTTTCCCCCATCGACTGGACGCCCCCGAGCTTCCTGACTTCTCTATGCTCAAGAGGCTGGCTCGAGACCAGCTCATCTATCTGCTGGAGCAG cttcctggaaAGAAGGATTTGTTCATTGAGGCAGATCTCATGAGCCCTTTGGATCGAATTGCTAATGTCTCCATCCTGAAG CAACATGAAGTGGACAAGCTATACAAGGTGGAGAGCAAGCCCGTCCTCAGCGCCAATGAACA ATTGTGCTTCTTGGTCAGACCCCGCATCAAGAATATGCGCTACATTGCCA ATCTTGTCAATGCTGACAAACTGGCGGGTcgaattagaaaatataaagtcATCTTAACTCCTCAGAAG ttttatgCATGTGAGATGGTGCTTGAGGAAGAGGGAGTCTATGGAG ATGTGAGCTGTGACGAGTGGGCCTTCTCTCTGCTGCCTCTGGATGTGGATCTGCTGagcatggagctgccagaatttTTCAGGGATTACTTCCTG GAAGGTGATCAGCGTTGGATCAACACTGTGGCCCAGGCCTTGCACCTTCTCAGTACGCTCTATGGACCCTTCCCTAACTGCTATGGCATTGGAAGGTGTGCCAAG ATGTCATATGATCTGTGGAGGaaactggaggaggaggaggacagtgaAACCAAAGGTCGAAGACCAGAAATTGGACACATCTTTCTCCTAGACAGAG ACATGGACTTTGTGACAGCACTTTGCTCCCAAGTGGTTTACGAGGGCTTGGTGGATGACACCTTCCGAATCAAGTGCG GGAGTGTCGACTTTGGCCCAGAAGTCACATCTTCTGACAAGAGCCTGAAGGTGCTACTCAATGCTGAGGACAAG GTGTTCAATGAGATCCGAAACGAGCACTTCTCCAATGTCTTTGGCTTCTTGAGCCAGAAGGCCCGGAACTTGCAGGCCCAGTATGAT CGCCGGAGAGGCATGGACATAAAGCAGATGAAGAACTTCGTGTCCCAAGAGCTCAAGGGACTAAAACAGGAGCATCGCCTGCTGAGTCTCC ACATTGGGGCCTGCGAATCAATCATGAAAAAGAAGACCAAGCAGGACTTCCAGGAGCTAATCAAGACCGAGCATG CACTGCTGGAGGGCTTCAACATCCGAGAGAGTACCAGCTACATCGAAGAGCACATAGACCGTCAG GTGTCACCTATAGAAAGCCTTCGCCTCATGTGCCTTCTGTCCATCACTGAGAACG gtttgatccccaaggATTACAGATCCCTGAAAACACAGTATCTACAG AGCTATGGCCCTGAGCACCTGCTAACCTTTTCCAATCTTCGTCGCGCTGGGCTTCTAACAGAGCAGGCTCCGGGGGACACCCTCACAGCCGTAGAGAATAAAGTGAGCAAGCTAGTGACTGACAAGGCTGCAG gaaagatCACGGATGCCTTCAGTTCTCTGGCCAAGAGGAGCAACTTTCGTGCTATCAGCAAAAAACTGAATTTG ATCCCACGTGTAGATGGGGAGTATGACCTGAAAGTGCCCCGAGACATGGCTTATGTCTTCAGTGGTGCCTATGTGCCTCTGAGCTGCCGAATCATTGAGCAG GTGCTGGAGCGGCGGAGCTGGCAGGGCCTCGACGAGGTGGTGCGGCTGCTGAACTGCACTGAGTTTGCCTTCACAG acaTGGCTAAGGAAGACAAGGCTTCCAGTGAGTCCCTGCGCCTCATCTTGGTAGTGTTCTTGGGGGGCTGCACATTCTCGGAGATATCAGCCCTGCGGTtcctgggcagagagaaag GGTACAGATTCATCTTTCTGACAACAGCCGTTACAAACAGTGCTCGCCTCATGGAAGCCATGAGTGAGATGAAAGCCTGA